One Coleofasciculus chthonoplastes PCC 7420 genomic region harbors:
- the lpxD gene encoding UDP-3-O-(3-hydroxymyristoyl)glucosamine N-acyltransferase yields MKFSELVQNLNIDTDRTSLLAHPECDPEVQGIAPIDQATRSTISYIEGAKFAARLKTTEARVLILPPDHGLQRQATERGIAWIGASEPRLLFARAIALFYQPWKPAPEIHASAVIHPEAQVGEGVYIGAHVVIQARVRIGNGVCIHPNVVIYPDVQIGDRTILHANCTIHERSQIGADCVIHSGAVIGAEGFGFVPTKEGWFKMEQSGYTVLEDGVEIGCNTTIDRPAVGATRIGGNTKIDNLVQIGHGCQVGGACAIAAQVGLAGGVNVGNRVILAGQVGIANQAKIGDGAIASAKSGIHNNVEAGAIVSGIPAVPHKLFLKVSAIYHRLPQMYQTLKELKKNPE; encoded by the coding sequence ATGAAATTTAGTGAACTGGTACAAAACCTTAATATCGACACCGATCGCACGAGTCTATTAGCTCATCCAGAGTGTGATCCAGAGGTTCAGGGAATCGCCCCCATTGACCAAGCCACCCGCAGTACGATCAGCTATATTGAGGGGGCTAAGTTTGCCGCTAGGCTGAAAACCACTGAGGCGAGGGTGTTAATTTTACCCCCGGATCACGGGTTACAACGACAAGCCACAGAACGCGGTATTGCTTGGATTGGCGCATCGGAACCCCGACTATTATTTGCCCGCGCGATCGCGCTTTTCTATCAACCCTGGAAACCTGCACCGGAAATTCATGCTAGCGCTGTGATTCACCCAGAGGCGCAGGTAGGGGAGGGGGTTTATATTGGGGCGCATGTAGTAATTCAGGCGAGGGTGAGGATTGGTAATGGGGTTTGTATTCATCCGAATGTGGTGATTTATCCCGATGTGCAAATTGGCGATCGCACAATTTTACACGCTAACTGTACCATTCATGAACGTAGCCAAATTGGGGCGGATTGTGTGATCCATAGCGGTGCGGTAATTGGGGCGGAAGGGTTTGGTTTTGTCCCCACTAAAGAGGGGTGGTTCAAGATGGAACAATCGGGATATACGGTTTTAGAAGATGGGGTGGAAATCGGCTGTAATACGACGATTGACCGTCCGGCGGTGGGAGCAACTCGGATTGGTGGTAATACTAAAATCGATAACTTAGTCCAAATTGGTCATGGGTGTCAAGTGGGAGGTGCTTGTGCGATCGCGGCGCAAGTTGGCTTGGCTGGGGGTGTGAATGTGGGGAATCGAGTAATCCTCGCTGGGCAAGTCGGGATTGCCAATCAAGCTAAGATTGGAGACGGCGCGATCGCCTCGGCAAAATCGGGGATTCATAATAATGTCGAAGCTGGGGCGATTGTCTCGGGTATTCCCGCTGTTCCCCATAAATTATTTTTGAAAGTATCCGCGATTTATCATCGGTTACCCCAAATGTATCAGACGTTAAAGGAATTAAAGAAAAACCCAGAGTGA